The following proteins come from a genomic window of Micromonas commoda chromosome 2, complete sequence:
- a CDS encoding predicted protein, translating to MSGQDVRTNNVMAVQAVANIVKTSLGPVGLDKMLVDDIGDVTITNDGATILKLLEVEHPAAKILVELADLQDREVGDGTTSVVILAGELLKRANDLVRNKIHPTSIIAGYRLAMREAVKYIEDKLATPIDVLGTETILNCAKTSMSSKIVGADSDFFARMVVDAATSIKTYNDYGDARYPIKSINILKAHGKSVKESQVIKGYALNMGRAAQGMVKSVKNAKIACVDFNLQKTKMQMGVQVLVSDPKELERIRQEELDITARRIKMMIEGGANVVLCSKGIDDMALKYFVEAGCIACRRVPKDDLRRVAKATGAQIILTLSDMEGNETFDPECLGTCAEVCEERVSDDDMIVLKDCKNTQACTMLIRGANDYMLDEVDRSLHDALCIVKRTLESEKVVAGGGAVEAALSVYLESLATTLGSREQLAIAEFAEALLVIPKTLAVNAAKDSTDLVAKLRAYHHASQTKPDKAHLAGYGLDLVKGELKNNLGEGVLEPALSKLKSIQFATEAALTILRIDDLIKLHPEQEE from the exons aTGTCCGGCCAGGACGTGCGCACCAACAACG TCATGGCGGTTCAGGCGGTGGCGAACATCGTGAAGACCTCCCTGGGCCCCGTCGGCCTGGATAAGATGCTCGTGGACGAcatcggcgacgtcaccATCACTAACGACGGCGCCACGATCCtcaagctcctcgaggttgaGCACCCCGCGGCCAAG AttctcgtcgagctcgcggacctcCAGGaccgcgaggttggcgacggcACCACCTCCGTCGTGatcctcgccggcgagctcctcaAGCGCGCGAACGACCTCGTGCGCAACAAGATCCATCCCACGTCCATCATCGCGGGGTACCGCCTCGCGATGCGCGAGGCTGTGAAGTACATCGAGGACAagctggcgacgccgatCGACGTCCTGGGCACGGAGACCATCCTGAACTGCGCCAAGACGAGCATGAGCTCGAAGATTGTCGGCGCGGACAGCGACTTTTTTGCGCGGATGGttgtggacgcggcgacgtccatcAAGACGTACAACGActacggcgacgcgaggtacCCGATCAAGAGCATCAACATCCTCAAGGCGCACGGCAAGTCCGTGAAGGAGTCGCAGGTGATCAAGGGGTACGCGCTCAACATGGGACGGGCGGCGCAGGGCATGGTGAAGAGCGTGAAGAATGCCAAGATTGCCTGCGTGGATTTTAACCTCCAGAAGACCAAGATGCAGATGGGGGTGCAGGTGCTGGTGAGCGACccgaaggagctcgagcgcattaggcaggaggagctcgacatCACCGCGAGGCGCATCAAGATGATGATCGAAGGaggcgcgaacgtcgtccTCTGCAGCAAGGGCATCGACGACATGGCGCTCAAGTATTTCGTCGAGGCGGGTTGCATCGCGTGCCGCCGCGTGCCCAAGGatgacctccgccgcgtcgccaagGCCACCGGCGCGCAGATTATCCTCACCCTGTCGGACATGGAGGGCAACGAGACCTTCGACCCGGAGTGCCTGGGCACCTGCGCCGAGGTttgcgaggagcgcgtctcAGACGACGACATGATTGTCCTCAAGGATTGCAAAAACACGCAGGCGTGCACCATgctcatccgcggcgccaaCGACTACATGCTCGACGAGGTTGATCGCTCGCTCCACGACGCCCTCTGCATCGTGAAGCGAACCCTGGAGTCCGAGAAGGtggtcgcgggcggcggcgcggtggaggcggctcTATCCGTTTATCTCGAATCCCTCGCGACGACCCTCGGGTcccgcgagcagctcgccatcgcggagttCGCCGAGGCCTTGCTCGTGATCCCCAAGACCCTGGCCGTGAACGCCGCCAAGGACTCCACGGACCTGGTTGCCAAGCTCAGGGCGTACCACCACGCGAGCCAGACCAAGCCGGACaaggcgcacctcgcgggttACGGCCTCGACCTCGTGAAGGGCGAACTGAAGAacaacctcggcgagggcgtgctCGAGCCGGCGCTGTCCAAGCTGAAGAGCATCCAGTTCGCCACCGAGGCCGCGCTCACCATCCTGCGCATCGACGACCTCATCAAGCTGCACCCCGAGCAGGAGGAGTAA
- a CDS encoding predicted protein: MSSVLPKLRALRDSLRTKLGLHGGPSTATVAVEPTRKPPDACGGAESCCRADDDAGAESCCRADDNRDDAGCVAPTVTGGRILFGSQTGTARRLAHKLANSLRTRHRVDLQVTDLADYDPEDLVKEKVALVVLSTYESADGAAPPDAARWFCKWASESSRDERFGMLYLMRVKFAVFGCGNREYGAERFNAAARSLDADLARLGGERVLRRCDGDESSGKMEEQFHDWVDKLAERLNPEGAFAAKTNLAPAVDADVDKKETFYDTDDEEGSGDDDYEGASAGSEDGMDMEDMGGDATGEKREMVTPQLRAALTKQGYKILGSHSGVKLCRWTKAQLRGRGGCYKHSFYGIESHRCMEATPSLACANKCVFCWRHHTNPVGREWRWQMDDAETIVEKAVSEHRGMIKQMKGVPGVIPERFEEGMDPRHCALSLVGEPIMYPEIDKFVGLLHAKRISTFLVTNAQFPDAIKNLPAITQLYVSVDAATPETLKAIDRPLFGDYWDRFVSSLTALRDKNQRTVYRLTLVKGMNAEDAAEYAKLIDLGKPDFIEIKGMTYCGTTSGASNLTMENVPYHEEVKKFGEDLCMARLKQQGGDTGGELTGGTPKEAEYGLACEHAHSCCILLGRKDPYLVDGAWHTWIDYEKFQDLAASGEQFRSEDYMLPTPHWSVWGAEEGGFDPGETRVRKVRNHPGKDSAQSSPRPTGD, from the exons ATGTCGAGCGTCCTCCCGAAGCTCCGGGCCCTACGGGACTCGCTTCGGACGAAGCTGGGTCTCCACGGGGGcccgtccaccgccaccgtcgcggtcgagccAACGCGGAAACCTCCCGACGCTTGTGGCGGCGCCGAGAGCTGCtgtcgcgccgacgacgatgcgggcgccgagagctgctgtcgcgccgacgacaaccgcgacgatgccggaTGCGTGGCGCCGACCGTGACCGGGGGCAGGATCCTGTTCGGATCGCAGACGGGCACCGCGCGCAGGCTGGCGCACAAGCTCGCCAACTCCCTCCGCACCAGGCACCGCGTCGACCTGCAAGTCACGGACCTCGCCGACTACGACCCCGAGGACCTGGTCAAGGAGAAGGTGGCGCTCGTGGTGCTCAGCACGTACGAgtccgccgacggcgcggcgccgcccgacgccgcgcgctggtTCTGCAAGTGGGCGTCCGAGAGCTCGAGGGATGAGCGCTTCGGGATGCTGTACCTGATGAGGGTCAAGTTCGCGGTGTTCGGGTGCGGCAACAGGGAGTACGGCGCCGAGAGgttcaacgcggcggccaggtcgctcgacgccgatctGGCCCGGCTCGGAGGCGAGCGAGTGCTCCGCCggtgcgacggcgacgagagcTCGGGGAAGATGGAGGAACAGTTCCACGACTGGGTGGAcaagctcgcggagcgcctCAACCCCGAGGGC gcgttTGCAGCCAAGACGAACCTCGCGcctgccgtcgacgcggacgtcgacaaGAAGGAGACTTTTTACgacacggacgacgaggagggatcgggcgacgacgactacgagggcgcgagcgccgggtccGAGGACGGCATGGACATGGAGGacatgggcggcgacgcgaccggcgagAAGCGCGAGATGGTGACGCCGcagcttcgcgccgcgctcaccaaGCAGGGATACAAGATTCTGGGTTCTCACTCCGGGGTCAAGCTGTGCAGGTGGACCAAGGCGCAGCtccgggggcgcggcggctgctaCAAGCACTCCTTCTACGGCATAGAGTCGCACCGGTGCAtggaggcgacgccgagtCTGGCGTGCGCGAACAAGTGCGTGTTCTGCTGGCGGCATCACACCAACCCGGTGGGCCGCGAGTGGCGGTGGCAaatggacgacgcggagacgatcgTGGAAAAGGCCGTGAGCGAGCACCGCGGCATGATCAAGCAGATGAAAGGCGTCCCCGGAGTCATACCGGAGCGGTTCGAGGAGGGCATGGACCCGAGACACTGCGCGCTGTCCCTGGTGGGCGAGCCGATCATGTACCCGGAGATTGACAAATTCGTCGGGTTGCTCCACGCCAAGCGGATCAGCACGTTCCTGGTGACCAACGCGCAGTTTCCCGACGCCATCAAGAACCTGCCAGCGATCACGCAGCTGTACGTttccgtggacgccgcgacgccggagacgctGAAGGCGATCGACAGACCCTTGTTTGGGGACTATTGG GATCGCTTCGTCAGTAGCCTCACCGCCCTCCGCGACAAGAACCAGCGCACCGTATACCGCCTCACGCTCGTCAAGGGCATgaacgccgaggacgccgcagAGTACGCCAAGCTCATCGACCTCGGCAAACCCGACTTTATCGAGATCAAGGGCATGACCTACTGCGGCACCACCTCGGGAGCGTCCAACCTCACCATGGAGAACGTTCCTTACCACGAGGAGGTTAAGAAATTTGGCGAGGATCTGTGCATGGCGAGGCTGAAGCAACAGGGCGGGGATacgggcggcgagctcaccgGGGGCACGCCCAAGGAAGCGGAGTATGGCCTGGCGTGCGAACACGCGCACAGCTGTTGCATCCTCCTGGGGAGAAAGGATCCCTATTTGGTCGATGGGGCGTGGCACACGTGGATCGACTACGAGAAGTTTCAGGATCTGGCGGCCAGTGGCGAGCAGTTCAGGAGCGAGGATTACATGCTGCCCACGCCGCATTGGAGCGTATggggcgcggaggaaggAGGTTTCGATCCTGGAGAGACGCGGGTGCGGAAGGTGAGGAACCACCCGGGGAAGGACTCGGCGCAGTCATCACCGCGCCCAACTGGCGATTAA
- a CDS encoding predicted protein — MAPAEGRADAATHDGSTIVGSGAVGAVLGDADAADVSDLDDSARLRRASSQDVGCSLPGAMTKAIPKRYATERTLATVRTTSPERKPSSPSQLARQSSFGPSTPPTHHLKQQLSVLRAEVSAHRLTHQGLRKVLNEATDLPRDSHAPAMDIIRRANSLLDYAESMIDENKGDTAGAAASGGDASSNWRASIPANAREFLSQYDHLGGEGIENNTFFHAVQMAKVAYESKIRREDTFNKGRPTPSKRSSLELMRSMSLSPTYSRSPDHPIIVAVDSWDGFDALGLAKDLRGGVDTHEGPSRVLVKTVQAVVDRHGLLDAFPRLDASEFREFLKDLEEGYNHPNDYHTATHAADVVQACGYFLSSGLRTQLTDVQAAAFVLAAAAHDVGHPGLNNAHLVNTEAPEAVRWNDVSVNENGHYHILRALLTKRGLLDAMFEKREERLAFLALLRRLILATDMENHTRLVADFLDIVQAANEAREARSAGGSEERGEVLSVGDLGDPELAMCFALHCADVSNPARPFEVCQRWGENVAEESYKQGDKERGLGMRVAAFCDRELSTPATTAQNQASFIDFVCRPLVEGLSTLLPEASEELLCHLTNNRERYGAIIAAANHNDE, encoded by the coding sequence ATGGCGCCTGCGGAGGGCCGTGCGGACGCAGCGACGCACGATGGCAGCACAATAGTGGGTTCAGGGGCGGTTGGAGCCGTCTTGggtgacgccgacgcggccgacgtCTCAGATTTGGACGACTCGGCTCGCCTTCGAAGGGCTTCGTCGCAGGACGTCGGATGCTCCCTAccgggcgcgatgacgaAGGCGATTCCCAAGAGATACGCCACGGAGAGGACCCTCGCGACCGTGAGAACGACCAGCCCCGAACGGAAGCCCTCGAGCCCTTCGCAACTCGCCAGACAGTCGAGCTTCGGcccgtcgaccccgccgacgcATCACCTGAAGCAGCAGCTCTCGGTGCTGAGGGCCGAGGTCTCGGCGCACAGGCTGACGCACCAGGGGCTTCGCAAGGTGCTCAACGAGGCTACGGACCTGCCCCGGGACTCCCACGCCCCGGCCATGGACATCATCCGCCGGGCGAACTCCCTGCTCGATTACGCCGAGTCCATGATTGACGAGAACAAGGGCGacacggcgggcgcggcggcgtcgggcggggacgcgtcTTCGAACTGGCGCGCGTCCATACCGGCGAACGCTCGCGAGTTCCTGTCGCAGTACGATCAcctgggcggcgagggcatcGAGAACAACACGTTCTTTCACGCGGTGCAGATGGCGAAGGTTGCGTACGAGTCGAAGATTCGTCGAGAGGACACTTTCAACAAGGGGCGACCGACCCCTTCCAAGCGGAGCTCGCTCGAGCTGATGCGGTCGATGTCGCTGAGCCCGACGTACAGCCGCAGCCCGGATCACCCGatcatcgtcgcggtggactcgtgggacgggttcgacgccctcggcctGGCCAAGGATCTGAGGGGGGGCGTCGACACACACGAAGGCCCGTCGCGGGTTTTGGTAAAGACGGTCCAAGCCGTGGTGGACAGGCACGGGTTGCTCGACGCCTTCCCGCGATTGGACGCGTCAGAGTTCAGGGAGTTCCTCAAGGACCTGGAGGAAGGGTACAATCACCCCAACGACTACCACACGGCAACGCACGCCGCTGATGTCGTCCAGGCGTGCGGCTACTTCCTCTCGAGCGGCTTGAGGACGCAACTCACCGACgtccaggcggcggcgtttgtgctcgccgccgccgcgcacgacgtcggGCACCCGGGGCTCAATAACGCCCACCTCGTGAACACGGAAGCTCCCGAGGCTGTGCGGTGGAACGACGTGAGCGTGAACGAGAACGGGCACTATCACATCCTGCGTGCGTTGCTGACAAAGCGGGGTTTGCTCGACGCGATGTTTGAGAAGCGGGAGGAGAGACTCGCGTTTCTCGCGTTGCTTCGAAGGCTGATCCTCGCGACGGACATGGAGAACCACAcccggctcgtcgcggacttTTTGGACATCGTGCAggccgcgaacgaggcgcgAGAGGCCCGGAGCGCCGGGGGCTCGGAAGAGCGAGGCGAGGTGTTGAGCGTCGGCGACCTTGGGGATCCCGAGCTGGCGATGTGTTTCGCGCTTCACTGCGCCGACGTGTCCAATCCCGCTCGGCCGTTTGAAGTGTGCCAACGGTGGGGCGAAaacgtcgcggaggagtcGTACAAGCAGGGCGATAAGGAGCGGGGGCTGGGTATGAGGGTTGCGGCGTTTTGCGACCGTGAGCTGTCCACGCCGGCAACCACGGCGCAGAATCAAGCGAGTTTCATCGACTTCGTGTGCCGCCCACTAGTGGAGGGTCTTTCCACCCTGTTACCTGAGGCGTCGGAGGAATTACTCTGTCACCTGACAAATAATCGCGAGAGGTACGGTGCGATCATAGCGGCGGCGAATCACAACGATGAATAG
- a CDS encoding predicted protein, translated as MTAAALLALLGVVFLAAVGPIGPWGETRGLSPDVTQPYLGLPGCKSAFTVPAEGPSDKYSPTFEKLVSMAEQVYVLCVDCGEVSVPSSWRDKVLLVDGKRIDDCVKDHHMDHWHRATFSHAIAVSHARARGFGNVAVVEDDARSDFTVVFSDADYEDFATLLKQPARWNFIRLGWRPYALETAIGDGCPRQCRCEEVVGARTCAIAGSGCDLRSSDAYLVARGAYNSYIHRLQLGVVDFDVLQSFDKMVLVNPMVSYQEKLDITMDSQRDLQAAFRHKCVGVGPSSALPVLDGIRGELAPASRGLDDGERRDIDVLDADGILF; from the coding sequence atgaccgcggcggcgctcctggcgctcctcggcgtcgttttcctcgcggcggtgggcccGATCGGGCCGTGGGGAGAGACCCGGGGGCTATCCCCGGACGTCACGCAGCCGTACCTCGGCCTCCCCGGATGCAAGTCCGCGTTCACGGTGCCCGCGGAGGGACCCAGCGACAAGTACTCGCCCACGTTCGAGAAGCTGGTCAGCATGGCCGAACAGGTTTACGTCCTCTGCGTGGACTGCGGGGAGGTCTCGGtgccgagctcgtggaggGACAAGGTCCTCCTGGTGGACGGCAAGCGCATCGACGATTGCGTCAAGGATCACCACATGGACCACTGGCACCGCGCGACGTTCTcgcacgccatcgcggtgtCCCACGCCAGGGCGCGCGGCTTCGGCAACGTCGCCGtggtcgaggacgacgccaggAGCGACTTCACCGTCGTcttctccgacgccgactACGAGGACTTCGCCACCCTGTTGAAACAACCCGCGCGGTGGAACTTCATCCGTCTGGGTTGGCGCCCGTACGCGCTGGAGACTGCCATCGGTGACGGGTGCCCGCGACAGTGCCGGTGCGAGGAGGTGGTGGGGGCCCGGACgtgcgccatcgcgggcagCGGCTGCGACTTGCGGTCCAGCGACGCGTACCTGGTGGCCAGGGGGGCGTACAACTCGTACATTCACCGGCTgcagctcggcgtcgtggacTTTGACGTCCTGCAGAGCTTTGACAAGATGGTGCTGGTGAACCCGATGGTGAGCTACCAGGAGAAGCTGGACATCACCATGGACTCACAGAGGGACCTGCAGGCGGCGTTCAGGCACAAGTGCGTGGGGGTGGGtccgtcgagcgcgttgcCGGTGCTGGACGGAATCAGAGgggagctcgcgcccgcgtccagggggctcgacgacggagagcggcgcgacatcgacgtgctcgacgccgacggcatcCTGTTCTGA
- a CDS encoding predicted protein — MSTNSTAAIAGPQGSGKGGSGVGGVSDSASVARRLQSELMSLMTSADAGISAFPDGDNIFSWIGTIEGAAGTVYEGLTYKLSLAFPNDYPFKSPTVKFETPCFHPNVDQFGNICLDILKEKWSAVYNVRTILLSIQSLLGEPNNQSPLNAQAAQLWENQEDYKKTLHKKYREDTK; from the exons ATGAGTACGAactccacggcggcgattgCGGGGCCCCAGGGGTCCGGAAAGGGCGGGTCTGGAGTTGGAGGGGTATCCGACAGCGCCTCGGTTGCCAGGAG GCTGCAAAGCGAGCTGATGTCTCTGATG ACGAGCGCAGACGCCGGCATCTCCGCCTTCCCCGACGGGGACAACATCTTCAGCTGGATCGGGACGAttgagggcgccgcgggcacg GTGTACGAGGGTCTCACGTACAAGCTGTCGCTCGCGTTCCCCAACGATTATCCGTTCAAGTCCCCCACGGTCAAGTTCGAGACGCCGTGCTTCCACCCCAACGTCGACCAGTTTGGCAACATCTGCCTCGACATCTTAAAGGAGAAGTGGAGCGCCGTGTACAACGTTCGGACCATCCTGCTCTCGATTCAGTCGCTGCTGGGTGAGCCCAACAACCAGAGCCCGCTCaacgcgcaggcggcgcagctATGGGAGAACCAGGAGGACTATAAGAAGACCCTGCACAAGAAGTACCGGGAGGACACCAAGTGA
- a CDS encoding predicted protein, translating to MTARGHALRIALMAALLLITCPLPAWGAKAAAKGAIPSTKRERKEAFVSGNDGTTFTEVSAIVAIVPLGAAARRAFDVARGIRTNAKGETIDGSGAKVTSATHGIVADFVFLVAPAVAAMMSPEVGMPAAAGILSLVLHVGFRSIAKRDDWSFPDGVASTFGDESKAHAPRPYLAAYRAAMTLATACAILAIDFHAFPRRLGKTRHHGIGLMDVGSGSFVLANALVSREARGVPPTKECHFGVEPYCLGYNLVVALHNTLPLLICGTVRAVAVYAFDYQQPVEEYGVYWNFFFTLAAVCAAGQLVKIPPKFSALAGVLVLAAHQHFLTNRGIGEFIRGDARGDDWHLLNKEGVFSLPGYYALYLMGVGVGNLLERSVLALHDVRTSEQPSDKASKPSRHGKAGDKWAWQWLLRLGILAGWFWGAALACHLYVEPVSRQSANAAYVLWMMAFNTQTLCAFVFGALLFPSAFGRTAKLLDVCNRRLLVVFLVANASTGIVNVYTDTMEMTDVEAWVAVFVHMAATCAAAVAVDFLLGSLKGKVKAE from the coding sequence ATGACGGCTCGAGGACACGCGCTGCGCATAGCGCTCATGGCGGCGCTGTTGCTGATCACGTGCCCGCTCCCGGCGTGgggcgccaaggctgccgcgaagggcgcgatcCCGTCGACCAAGCGCGAGCGCAAGGAGGCGTTCGTCTCGGGCAACGACGGCACCACCTTCACCGAGGTctccgcgatcgtcgcgatcgtcccgctcggcgccgccgccagacgggcgttcgacgtcgcgcgaggtATCAGGACGAACGCCAAGGGCGAGACGATCGACGGATCGGGCGCGAAAGTCACGAGCGCCACGCACGGCATCGTCGCGGACTTCGTCTttctcgtcgcgcccgccgtcgcggcgatgatgtcCCCGGAGGTTGGCatgcccgcggccgccgggaTCCTCTCGCTGGTCCTGCACGTCGGCTTCCGTTCCATCGCCAAGCGGGACGACTGGTCCTTCCCCGACGGCGTTGCTTCGACGTTCGGTGACGAGTCCAAGGCTCACGCGCCTCGGCcgtacctcgccgcgtacAGAGCCGCCATgacgctcgccaccgcctgcgccatcctcgcgatCGACTTTCACGCGTTTCCCCGCCGGCTGGGTAAGACGCGGCACCACGGGATCGGGTTGATGGATGTCGGGAGCGGGTCGTTCGTGCTGGCCAACGCGCTGGTGTCcagggaggcgcggggggtccCGCCCACTAAGGAGTGCCacttcggcgtcgagccgTACTGCCTCGGGTACAACCTGGTGGTTGCGCTTCACAACACGCTGCCTCTGCTCATCTGCGGCACGGTGCGAGCGGTCGCGGTGTACGCGTTCGACTACCAGCAGCCGGTGGAGGAGTACGGCGTGTACTGGAACTTTTTcttcaccctcgcggcggtgtgcgCCGCCGGTCAGCTCGTCAAGATCCCGCCCAAGTTttccgccctcgcgggcgtgctcgtcctcgcggcgcaccaACACTTCCTCACGAACCGGGGGATCGGGGAGTTCattcgcggcgacgcgaggggcgacgacTGGCATCTGCTCAACAAGGAGGGCGTGTTCTCGCTCCCGGGCTACTACGCCCTCTACCTCATGGGGGTGGGCGTGGGTAACCTCCTGGAGCGGTCCGTCCTGGCGCTACACGACGTCCGAACGTCCGAACAACCGTCAGACAAAGCGTCGAAGCCTTCGCGGCACGGCAAGGCCGGGGACAAGTGGGCGTGGCAGTGGCTGTTGAGGCTGGGCATACTCGCCGGCTGGTTctggggcgcggcgctggcgtgcCACCTATACGTGGAGCCCGTGAGCAGACAgtccgcgaacgcggcgtacgTGCTCTGGATGATGGCGTTTAACACTCAGACCCTTTGCGCCTTTGTGTTTGGCGCTCTGCTCTTCCCGAGCGCTTTCGGTCGCACCGCGAAGCTGCTCGACGTGTGCAACAGGAGGCTGCTCGTGGTGTTCCTGGTCGCGAACGCCAGCACGGGGATCGTGAACGTCTACACGGACACGATGGAGATgaccgacgtcgaggcgtgGGTGGCGGTGTTTGTCCacatggcggcgacgtgcgcagccgccgtcgccgtcgacttcctcctcggctctCTCAAGGGGAAGGTAAAGGCGGAGTGA
- a CDS encoding predicted protein produces MPSSALVSGILPLSHRRVCVRRRRQRVVVASWSSAGATPPGVPTGTRKPVASVVGAGIVGLTTALRLQEAGFDVTVTHAEDEHDLVSHGSGGFWFPYLVENMDRVGPWAKATYDAFLSEMRASPFYKPGSVNKDVPGGECVRMRDVLVFDDLPRRPPVPNWAPPDMRKLGTDELPPLDDLFDAYGVHISGGWGFRAPVVEMPGYLRALRQRVADGGGKFEKRQLTSLTDAAPHNADVVVNCAGLGNHERHGRLARDPALYPIRGQVVKVKAPHVQQVFVADLDGFTSYAIPRGDCVVIGGTHDDDEWDIMPDRDEAEAIMKRAAAFLPRGYLDNAEILGHWSGLRPARRGGARLELDDEPDGKGRRVVHCYGHGGAGVTCSWGCADEVVDICRDCVKDTPMAVARPRVDDRDQSNNAVRTGADVRSSKSAQILKDWILKSVKKGGVAPTPKPQEPLPQER; encoded by the coding sequence ATGCCGTCCTCTGCCCTCGTCTCCGGGATTTTACCCCTCTCCCATCGCCGGGTgtgcgtccgtcgccgccggcaacgcgtcgtcgttgccTCGTggtcctccgcgggcgcgaccccGCCCGGCGTTCCCACCGGAACGCGCAagcccgtcgcctccgtcgtgGGCGCCGGAATCGTGGGCTTAACAACAGCGCTGAGGCTCCAGGAGGCCGGGTTCGACGTCACCGTGAcgcacgcggaggacgagcaCGACCTCGTGAGCcacggcagcggcggcttTTGGTTTCCCTACCTCGTCGAGAACATGGACCGCGTCGGTCCGTGGGCCAAGGCTACGTACGACGCCTTCCTCTCCGAGATGCGCGCCTCCCCATTCTACAAGCCCGGCAGCGTCAACAaggacgtccccggcggcgagtgcgttCGCAtgcgcgacgtgctcgtcTTCGATGACCTCCCCCGACGACCCCCGGTCCCGAActgggcgccgccggacaTGCGCAAGCTCGGGACCGACGAGCTACCCCCGCTCGACGACCTGTTCGACGCGTACGGGGTGCACATCTCGGGCGGGTGGGGATTTCGAGCCCCCGTCGTGGAGATGCCGGGCTACCTGAGGGCgctccgccagcgcgtcgccgacggcggcggtaaGTTCGAGAAGCGCCAGCTCACCAgcctcaccgacgccgcgccccataacgccgacgtcgtggtcAACTGCGCGGGCCTCGGGAACCACGAGCGCCACGGGCGACTcgcgagggacccggcgcTGTACCCCATCCGAGGGCAAGTCGTCAAGGTCAAGGCGCCGCACGTGCAGCAGGTTTTCGTGGCCGATCTCGACGGGTTCACGTCGTACGccatcccccgcggcgactgcGTCGTCATAGGCGGGacccacgacgacgacgagtgggaCATCATGCCCGACAgggacgaggccgaggccatcATGaagcgagccgcggcgtttCTCCCGAGGGGGTACCTGGACAACGCGGAGATCTTGGGGCACTGGTCCGGCTtgcgccccgcgcgaaggggcggcgcgaggctggagctggacgacgagccggACGGTAAGGGACGCAGGGTGGTGCACTGCtacggccacggcggcgcgggcgtgacgTGCTCGTGGGGAtgcgccgacgaggtggtTGACATCTGCCGGGATTGCGTCAAAGATACGCCGATGGCCGTCGCGAGACCCAGAGTCGACGACAGGGACCAGAGCAACAACGCGGTTCGAACCGGGGCGGACGTGCGAAGCTCGAAGTCCGCGCAGATCCTGAAGGACTGGATCCTGAAGAGCgtgaagaagggcggcgtcgcgccgacgcccaagCCCCAGGAGCCGCTGCCGCAGGAGCGCTGA